The Rattus rattus isolate New Zealand chromosome 1, Rrattus_CSIRO_v1, whole genome shotgun sequence genome includes a region encoding these proteins:
- the Naprt gene encoding nicotinate phosphoribosyltransferase, with product MEMELDDQGRMVVRPLLTDLYQATMGLGYWRAGRACEEAEFELFFRHCPFGGSFALTAGLQDCIRFLRAFRLRDADVQFLASVLPPDTDPAFFEHLRALDCSRVSVRALPEGSLAFPGVPLLQVSGPLLLVQLLETPLLCLVSYASLVATNAARLRLIAGPDKRLLEMGLRRAQGPDGGFTASIYSYLGGFDSSSNTLAGQLRGVPVAGTQAHSFVTSFLGSEVPPDPMLAPASSEGPAVDLPASVNLWLKRVCTYLGLEEQEPHPGERAAFVAYALAFPRAFQGLLDSYSVRRSGLPNFLAVALALGELGYRAVGVRLDSGDLLQQAKEIRGIFRTVGAEFQMPWLESVPIAVSNNIDEKELARLAQKGSEVNVIGIGTNVVTCPKQPSMGCVYKLVSVGGQPRIKLTEESEKRTLPGSKAAFRFLDSEGSLLLDLLQLAEEPPPKAGQELRVWLQGAQEPCTVKPAQVEPLLRLYLQQGQPYEPLPSLDESRAFAQQSLSRLRPAHKQLQNPAVYQVALSEKLRALVDSLSARGPL from the exons ATGGAGATGGAGCTGGACGACCAGGGGCGCATGGTGGTGCGGCCGCTGCTCACCGACCTCTACCAGGCTACAATGGGGCTGGGATACTGGCGTGCAGGCCGGGCATGTGAGGAAGCAGAGTTCGAACTCTTCTTCCGCCACTGCCCTTTCGGAGGTTCCTTTGCCCTGACCGCTGGCCTGCAGGACTGTATACGCTTTCTTCGCGCCTTCCGTCTGCGCGATGCAG ATGTGCAGTTCCTGGCTTCAGTGCTACCCCCAGACACTGACCCTGCGTTCTTCGAGCACCTTCGAGCCCTTGACTGCTCTCGGGTGTCGGTGCGAGCCCTGCCGGAGGGTTCCCTCGCTTTCCCTGGT GTGCCACTTCTGCAGGTGTCGGGGCCTCTTCTCCTGGTACAGCTGCTAGAGACTCCGCTGCTGTGTCTGGTCAGCTACGCTAG CCTCGTAGCCACCAATGCTGCTCGGCTTCGCTTGATTGCAGGACCGGACAAGAGACTATTAGAGATGGGCTTGCGGCGAGCTCAGGGTCCCGATGGGGGCTTCACGGCCTCCATTTACAGCTACCTGGGTG GGTttgacagcagcagcaacacactTGCTGGACAACTGAGAGGTGTACCCGTGGCAGGGACCCAGGCCCACTCCTTTGTCACTTCATTTTTGGGTAGTGAGGTACCCCCTGACCCG ATGTTGGCTCCAGCTTCTAGTGAGGGCCCTGCCGTGGACCTGCCTGCCAGTGTAAATTTGTGGCTGAAGCGTGTGTGCACCTACTTGGGGCTAGAGGAGCAGGAGCCACATCCGGGGGAACGTGCAGCATTTGTGGCCTATGCGCTGGCCTTCCCCCGGGCTTTCCAGGGCCTGCTAGATTCCTACAGCGTACGCAG GAGTGGTCTTCCTAACTTCCTGGCAGTAGCCCTGGCACTTGGGGAGCTGGGCTACAGGGCAGTGGGTGTGAGGCTGGACAGCGGTGATCTGCTTCAGCAGGCTAAGGAGATCCGAGGGATCTTTCGAACTGTTGGTGCTGA GTTCCAGATGCCCTGGCTAGAGTCTGTTCCCATTGCAGTCAGCAACAACATTGACGAGAAGGAGCTGGCAAGGCTAGCCCAAAAG GGCAGTGAGGTGAACGTCATCGGCATTGGCACCAATGTGGTCACTTGTCCCAAACAGCCTTCTATGGGCTGTGTCTACAAG CTGGTGTCCGTGGGAGGCCAACCTCGAATAAAGCTGACGGAGGAATCTGAGAAGAGAACACTGCCAGGGAGCAAGGCTGCCTTCCGGTTCCTGGACTCTGAGG GGTCTTTGCTACTGGACCTACTGCAGTTAGCAGAAGAGCCCCCACCCAAGGCTGGGCAGGAACTCAGGGTATGGCTTCAGGGGGCCCAGGAGCCCTGCACTGTGAAGCCAGCCCAGGTGGAGCCATTGCTGCGACTGTACCTGCAACAGGGACAG cCGTATGAACCACTTCCATCTCTGGATGAGTCCAGAGCCTTTGCCCAGCAGTCCCTGAGCCGCCTCCGACCTGCTCATAAGCAGCTGCAGAACCCTGCTGTATACCAG GTCGCATTGTCAGAGAAGCTTCGGGCACTGGTGGACAGTCTGAGTGCTCGAGGTCCCCTGTGA